One genomic segment of Burkholderia pyrrocinia includes these proteins:
- a CDS encoding ABC transporter permease, translating to MYVLKLIARNTLRHRLRTLLTVLGLTIAVLAFGLLHTVVDAWYAGAAAASSGRLVTRNAISLVFPLPVSYENRIRGVEGVTAVVRSNWFGGIYRDPKNFFASFAVSENYLDLYPEFILPAQQRADYDRDRRGCLVGRQLATQFGFKIGDVIPLKGTIYPGTWDFVVRGILDGRDDSTITRQLVFHWDYLNETVRQRTPKQADQVGVFVLGVANPDDGATIARNVDAVFKNSLAETLTETEQAFQLGFVAMSNQIIAAIRLVSYVVILIIMAVMANAMAMSARERTAEYATLKALGFGPGFLALIVFGESVVIAVAGGGLGILATPPAASLFKQAAGGIFPVFRVSTETVVLQAACSVAVGVAAAIVPAWQAARVRVVEGLRAIG from the coding sequence ATGTACGTGCTGAAACTGATCGCGCGCAACACGCTGCGGCACCGGCTGCGCACGCTGCTGACCGTGCTCGGGCTCACGATCGCGGTGCTGGCGTTCGGGCTGCTGCACACGGTCGTCGACGCGTGGTACGCGGGCGCGGCCGCCGCGTCCAGCGGACGGCTCGTCACGCGCAATGCGATCTCGCTGGTGTTTCCGCTGCCCGTCAGCTACGAGAACCGGATACGCGGCGTCGAAGGCGTGACGGCCGTGGTCCGCTCGAACTGGTTCGGCGGCATCTACCGCGACCCGAAGAACTTCTTCGCGAGTTTCGCGGTGTCGGAGAACTATCTCGACCTGTATCCGGAATTCATCCTGCCCGCGCAGCAGCGCGCCGACTATGACCGCGACCGCCGCGGCTGCCTGGTCGGACGCCAGCTCGCGACGCAGTTCGGCTTCAAGATCGGCGACGTGATCCCGCTCAAGGGCACGATCTATCCCGGCACGTGGGACTTCGTCGTGCGCGGGATCCTCGACGGCCGCGACGATTCGACGATCACGCGCCAGCTGGTGTTCCACTGGGACTACCTGAACGAGACGGTGCGCCAGCGCACGCCGAAGCAGGCCGACCAGGTCGGCGTATTCGTGCTCGGCGTCGCGAATCCCGACGACGGCGCGACGATCGCGCGCAACGTCGACGCGGTGTTCAAGAACTCGCTCGCGGAGACGCTGACCGAGACCGAGCAGGCGTTCCAGCTCGGCTTCGTCGCGATGTCGAACCAGATCATCGCGGCGATCCGCCTGGTGTCGTACGTGGTGATCCTGATCATCATGGCCGTGATGGCCAACGCGATGGCGATGAGCGCCCGCGAACGTACGGCCGAATACGCGACGCTGAAGGCGCTCGGCTTCGGCCCCGGTTTTCTCGCGCTGATCGTATTCGGCGAATCGGTCGTGATCGCGGTGGCCGGCGGCGGGCTCGGGATACTCGCGACGCCGCCCGCCGCGAGCCTGTTCAAGCAGGCGGCCGGCGGCATCTTCCCGGTATTCAGGGTGTCGACCGAGACGGTCGTGCTGCAGGCCGCGTGCTCGGTCGCGGTTGGCGTCGCGGCGGCGATCGTGCCGGCGTGGCAGGCGGCGCGCGTGCGCGTCGTCGAAGGCCTGCGGGCGATCGGGTAG
- a CDS encoding ABC transporter permease, giving the protein MAIPLTYIARNLWTRRLTTALTAGGMALVIFVFATVQMLDAGLTQTLVSTGEPDNAVVIRKGAETEIQSSIDHQQANALEMHPAVALGRDGRPLVSKEAVVLISLVKTSSGKPSNVVIRGVSPSGLALRPHVKLVAGRMFVPGSSEIIVGSAIAKGFSGTQLGDSLHFAQRDWTIVGIFDAGGSGFDSEIWGDVDQLMQSFRRTSYSSMVLRIPDADGFARFKADIDVDPRLTDEAKREQTFYGDQSKALSTFINILGITLSTIFSIAAMIGAMITMYASVANRVAEIGTLRALGFKRMNVLAAFLLEALLLGFVGGVAGLACASLMQFASFSTTNFQTFSDLSFRFVLTPAIVVKTLLFSLVMGLVGGFLPAMRAARLKIVDALRAQ; this is encoded by the coding sequence ATGGCGATCCCGCTCACCTACATCGCGCGCAACCTGTGGACCCGGCGGCTCACCACCGCGCTCACCGCGGGCGGGATGGCGCTCGTGATCTTCGTGTTCGCGACGGTCCAGATGCTCGACGCGGGGCTCACGCAGACGCTCGTGTCGACCGGCGAACCCGACAACGCCGTGGTGATCCGCAAGGGCGCCGAAACCGAGATCCAGAGTTCGATCGACCACCAGCAGGCCAACGCGCTCGAGATGCACCCGGCCGTCGCGCTCGGCCGCGACGGCCGGCCGCTCGTGTCGAAGGAAGCGGTCGTGCTGATCTCGCTCGTGAAGACGTCGAGCGGCAAGCCGTCGAACGTCGTGATCCGCGGCGTGTCGCCGTCCGGCCTCGCGCTGCGCCCGCACGTGAAGCTGGTGGCCGGCCGCATGTTCGTGCCCGGCTCGTCGGAAATCATCGTCGGCAGCGCGATCGCGAAAGGCTTCAGCGGTACGCAGCTCGGCGACAGCCTGCATTTCGCGCAGCGCGACTGGACCATCGTCGGCATCTTCGACGCGGGCGGCAGCGGCTTCGATTCGGAAATCTGGGGCGACGTCGACCAGCTGATGCAGTCGTTCCGGCGCACGAGCTATTCGTCGATGGTGCTGCGCATCCCGGACGCCGACGGCTTCGCGCGCTTCAAGGCCGACATCGACGTCGACCCGCGGCTGACCGACGAGGCGAAACGCGAGCAGACCTTCTACGGCGACCAGTCGAAGGCGCTGTCGACGTTCATCAACATCCTCGGCATCACGCTGTCGACGATCTTCTCGATCGCCGCGATGATCGGCGCGATGATCACGATGTATGCGTCGGTCGCGAACCGCGTCGCCGAGATCGGCACGCTGCGCGCGCTCGGCTTCAAGCGCATGAACGTGCTCGCCGCGTTCCTGCTGGAAGCGCTGCTGCTCGGCTTCGTCGGCGGCGTCGCGGGGCTCGCGTGTGCGTCGCTGATGCAGTTCGCGTCGTTCTCGACGACCAACTTCCAGACCTTCTCGGACCTGTCGTTCCGTTTCGTGCTGACGCCCGCGATCGTCGTGAAGACGCTGCTGTTCTCGCTCGTGATGGGGCTCGTCGGCGGGTTCCTGCCGGCGATGCGCGCCGCGCGGCTGAAGATCGTCGACGCGCTGCGCGCGCAGTGA
- a CDS encoding carotenoid oxygenase family protein, which yields MTTFDLNRGAIAPVADEVDVVDLRVTGAIPRELDGTLLRNGPNPPGGRFEGNDVLSWWPEAAMLHAIAFEAGRAAGYRNRWARTRRWAAVHAPAQAPHLPDTNPNVNVLRHAGELLALAEGGAPFAITAALDSLGVSARHAGFDGGMTAHPKVDPETGELIAFRADWRAPWLRYGVVDAQGGQRVDLAIEVPAPSMMHDLAITATRSLLLDLNVGYDFSMLKQGHRMPLRWHDDRAARIGVIARHGGDVRWFGVEPCFILHVVNAYDCDESCIVLDAVRYPWYLRLDARTGRFADNPVGELWRYVIDTAHGLIDEGPLADGGIELPRINESRTGRRYRYLYAAEQPNNAEMRGVMRFDHARGTTTRYAVPAGDQNGEPVFVPRPGGIDEDDGWLLVMVYRAATDTSDVVILDARAIDAGPVATVHLPRRVPAGFHGAWVPRER from the coding sequence ATGACCACATTTGACCTGAACCGCGGCGCGATCGCGCCGGTTGCCGATGAAGTCGACGTCGTCGACCTGCGCGTGACCGGCGCCATCCCGCGCGAACTCGACGGCACGCTGCTGCGCAACGGCCCGAATCCGCCGGGCGGGCGCTTCGAAGGGAACGACGTGCTGTCGTGGTGGCCGGAGGCCGCGATGCTGCACGCGATCGCGTTCGAAGCCGGCCGCGCGGCCGGCTACCGGAACCGCTGGGCGCGCACGCGCCGCTGGGCCGCCGTGCATGCGCCGGCGCAGGCGCCGCATCTGCCCGACACCAATCCGAACGTGAACGTGCTGCGGCACGCCGGCGAATTGCTCGCGCTGGCGGAGGGCGGCGCGCCGTTCGCGATCACCGCCGCGCTCGATTCGCTCGGCGTGTCGGCGCGGCACGCGGGCTTCGACGGCGGGATGACCGCGCATCCGAAGGTCGACCCGGAAACGGGCGAACTGATCGCGTTTCGCGCGGACTGGCGCGCGCCGTGGCTGCGCTACGGCGTCGTCGACGCGCAGGGCGGGCAGCGCGTCGACCTCGCGATCGAGGTGCCCGCGCCGTCGATGATGCACGACCTCGCGATCACGGCAACCCGCAGCCTGCTGCTCGACCTGAACGTCGGCTACGACTTCTCGATGCTGAAGCAGGGCCACCGGATGCCGCTGCGCTGGCACGACGACCGGGCGGCGCGCATCGGCGTGATCGCGCGCCACGGCGGCGACGTGCGCTGGTTCGGCGTCGAGCCGTGCTTCATCCTGCACGTCGTGAACGCGTACGACTGCGACGAATCGTGCATCGTGCTCGATGCGGTGCGCTATCCGTGGTACCTGCGGCTCGACGCGCGCACGGGCCGCTTTGCCGACAACCCGGTCGGCGAGTTGTGGCGCTACGTGATCGATACGGCGCACGGGCTGATCGACGAAGGGCCGCTCGCCGACGGCGGCATCGAGCTGCCGCGCATCAACGAAAGCCGGACGGGGCGGCGCTACCGCTATTTGTATGCGGCCGAACAGCCGAACAATGCGGAAATGCGCGGCGTGATGCGCTTCGACCACGCGCGCGGCACGACGACACGCTACGCGGTGCCGGCAGGCGACCAGAACGGCGAGCCCGTGTTCGTGCCGCGCCCGGGCGGCATCGACGAGGACGACGGCTGGCTGCTGGTGATGGTGTACCGCGCGGCGACGGATACGAGCGACGTCGTGATCCTCGATGCGCGCGCGATCGATGCGGGGCCGGTCGCGACCGTACACCTGCCGCGCCGCGTGCCGGCCGGGTTCCACGGCGCGTGGGTGCCGCGCGAGCGCTGA
- a CDS encoding DUF2239 family protein: MTTSTLLPSYTAFDGHRRLASGPLATVALAVRQAGDAMSGTILIFDDATGRSIDLDLRGTADDIRARYAPPPGDAPGAAGEPAGTGEQRGRGRPKLGVVSREVTLLPRHWEWLCAQPGGASVALRKLVEDARRTHAAADRRRDAQARAYHFMSAMAGDLPGFEEAARALYANDPARLAELIAGWPDDVRDHALALARGDLPPSTEDC; this comes from the coding sequence ATGACAACCTCCACGCTTCTTCCTTCGTACACGGCCTTCGACGGCCATCGGCGACTCGCGTCGGGCCCGCTCGCGACGGTTGCGCTCGCGGTCAGGCAAGCCGGCGACGCAATGTCCGGCACGATCCTGATCTTCGACGACGCGACGGGCCGCTCGATCGACCTCGACCTGCGCGGCACGGCGGACGATATCCGCGCGCGCTATGCACCGCCGCCGGGCGACGCGCCCGGTGCCGCCGGCGAGCCGGCCGGCACGGGCGAGCAGCGCGGCCGCGGCCGGCCGAAGCTTGGCGTCGTGTCGCGCGAGGTCACGCTGCTGCCGCGTCACTGGGAATGGCTCTGCGCGCAGCCAGGCGGCGCGTCGGTCGCGCTGCGCAAGCTCGTCGAGGACGCGCGGCGCACGCATGCTGCGGCCGACCGACGCCGCGACGCGCAGGCGCGCGCGTACCACTTCATGTCGGCGATGGCGGGCGACCTGCCCGGTTTCGAAGAGGCCGCGCGGGCGCTGTATGCGAACGACCCGGCACGGCTGGCCGAGCTGATCGCCGGCTGGCCGGACGACGTGCGCGACCATGCACTTGCGCTGGCGCGCGGCGACCTGCCGCCGTCCACCGAAGACTGCTGA
- a CDS encoding glutathione S-transferase family protein: protein MSPILLYGIPAGCSFGSIVALEWAGHPYRLSRITMPGLVTSDAFLVLNPAAETPAFVTANGDVLTESLAILGHVGALALDSGLAFRQGSTDFDRLNRMLAWLNTTFFSAFGALWHVYEHGSEGAEKAALQAYGRGKVLKAHRHLEALLARGEGPWLLGARRTLADAYFAGIARWADYHAVFEHDAFPRIAALRARLADDAGVHFAHAVEENLPLPASSAFEGHVTLDDVLASARGLAIPARTI from the coding sequence ATGTCCCCGATCCTTCTCTACGGCATTCCCGCCGGCTGCTCGTTCGGCTCGATCGTCGCGCTCGAATGGGCCGGCCACCCGTACCGGCTGTCGCGCATCACGATGCCGGGCCTTGTGACGAGCGACGCGTTCCTCGTGCTGAATCCCGCCGCCGAGACGCCGGCGTTCGTGACCGCGAACGGCGACGTGCTGACCGAAAGCCTCGCGATCCTGGGCCACGTCGGCGCGCTAGCGCTCGACAGCGGCCTCGCGTTCCGCCAGGGCAGCACGGATTTCGACCGGCTGAACCGGATGCTGGCCTGGTTGAACACGACGTTCTTCAGCGCGTTCGGTGCGCTCTGGCATGTGTACGAACACGGCAGCGAAGGCGCCGAGAAAGCGGCCTTGCAGGCATACGGTCGCGGCAAGGTGCTGAAGGCGCACCGGCATCTCGAAGCGCTGCTCGCGCGAGGCGAGGGCCCATGGCTGCTGGGCGCGCGGCGCACGCTGGCCGACGCGTACTTCGCCGGGATCGCCCGCTGGGCTGACTATCACGCGGTGTTCGAGCACGATGCGTTCCCGCGCATCGCCGCGCTGCGTGCGCGGCTCGCCGACGACGCAGGCGTGCACTTCGCGCATGCAGTCGAGGAAAACCTGCCGCTGCCGGCGTCGTCGGCGTTCGAAGGACATGTCACGCTCGACGACGTACTCGCAAGCGCGCGTGGCCTGGCGATTCCGGCCCGGACGATCTGA
- a CDS encoding LysR family transcriptional regulator, with amino-acid sequence MNLNDLYLFVQAVDAGSMSAAARRLDLPKSTVSKRVAELERTLGARLVHRTSRSFRLTPVGAEFFEHARAAVIEAESARDAVLRQAAEPAGIVRITSSVPVAQHILAPCLPALAIAHPKLLLQIHASDRLVDIAQEGFDIAVRSHFAPLPDSALVQRPLATSPIIVVASPGYLARAGAPDEPADLARHDGLHPGQQAWRLQRGGDTVDVAPRIRLQADESTLLLQAAMAGLGMACLPDWIAGDALASGALARVLPGWRAGTVTTTLLMPHRRGQLPGVRAAVEFLARHVERHHGAGVDGMRAGAFD; translated from the coding sequence GTGAATCTGAACGATCTCTATCTGTTCGTGCAAGCGGTCGACGCAGGCAGCATGTCGGCGGCAGCGCGCCGGCTCGACCTGCCGAAATCGACGGTGAGCAAGCGCGTTGCCGAGCTCGAGCGCACGCTCGGCGCGCGGCTGGTGCATCGCACGTCGCGCAGTTTCCGGCTGACGCCGGTGGGCGCCGAATTCTTCGAGCATGCGCGCGCGGCCGTGATCGAGGCCGAAAGCGCGCGCGACGCGGTACTGCGGCAGGCCGCCGAACCGGCCGGCATCGTGCGGATCACGAGTTCGGTGCCGGTGGCGCAGCACATCCTCGCGCCCTGCCTGCCGGCGCTGGCCATCGCGCACCCGAAGCTGCTGCTGCAGATTCATGCGAGCGACCGCCTCGTCGACATCGCGCAGGAAGGCTTCGACATCGCGGTGCGCAGCCATTTCGCCCCGCTCCCCGATTCCGCGCTCGTGCAACGGCCGCTCGCGACGTCGCCGATCATCGTCGTTGCATCGCCGGGCTATCTCGCGCGTGCCGGCGCACCGGACGAGCCGGCCGACCTCGCACGGCACGACGGGCTCCACCCGGGCCAGCAGGCGTGGCGGCTGCAGCGCGGCGGCGACACCGTCGACGTGGCGCCGCGCATCCGCCTGCAGGCCGACGAATCGACGCTGCTGCTGCAGGCTGCGATGGCCGGTCTCGGCATGGCCTGCCTGCCCGACTGGATCGCGGGCGATGCACTTGCGTCCGGCGCGCTCGCGCGCGTGCTGCCCGGCTGGCGGGCGGGCACCGTCACGACGACGCTGCTGATGCCGCACCGGCGCGGCCAGTTGCCCGGCGTGCGCGCCGCCGTCGAGTTTCTCGCGCGCCACGTGGAGCGCCATCATGGCGCCGGGGTGGACGGCATGCGCGCCGGGGCGTTCGACTGA
- a CDS encoding MFS transporter produces MNPLQALPASASATVRRTRVRWLVLAVLFAVTTINYADRAAIAIAGPSLARALHLSHVQIGFIFSAFGWSYVVAQLPGGWLLDRYGSRIVYAFSIFFWSLFTLLQGGIGFFGGAAAFALLFGLRFLVGAAEAPSFPANSRIVSAWFPAAERGTASAIFNAAQYAATVVFAPLMGWLVHAFGWQSVFAVMGVLGFAFVAVWNRTMYDPKDHPSINRAELDYLAEGGALVNIDQATGAHGGGPSMRHVKALLKSRMLIGVYVAQYCINALTYFFITWFPVYLVQARGMSILNAGLVASIPAVCGFLGGILGGVVSDALLKQGRSLSVARKVPIVFGMLLSMSMIVCNYTDSHVLVVLFMALSFFGKGLGALGWAVNADTAPRQIAGLSGALLNTCGNLSSITTPIAIGYIVDRSGSFNGALVYVVAHALVAVICYLFVVGEIRRVELH; encoded by the coding sequence ATGAATCCGCTTCAAGCGCTGCCGGCGTCTGCGTCGGCAACGGTCCGGCGCACACGCGTGCGCTGGCTCGTGCTGGCCGTCCTGTTCGCGGTCACGACGATCAACTACGCGGATCGCGCGGCGATCGCGATCGCGGGCCCGAGCCTCGCCCGCGCGCTGCACCTGAGCCACGTGCAGATCGGCTTCATCTTCTCCGCGTTCGGCTGGTCGTACGTGGTCGCGCAACTGCCGGGCGGCTGGCTGCTCGACCGCTACGGGTCGCGCATCGTCTATGCGTTCAGCATTTTCTTCTGGTCGCTGTTCACGCTGTTGCAGGGTGGAATCGGCTTCTTCGGCGGCGCGGCCGCGTTCGCGTTGCTGTTCGGGCTGCGCTTCCTGGTCGGCGCGGCCGAGGCGCCGTCGTTCCCGGCCAACAGCCGGATCGTGTCCGCGTGGTTCCCGGCTGCCGAGCGCGGCACCGCGTCGGCGATCTTCAACGCCGCGCAGTACGCGGCGACCGTCGTGTTCGCGCCGCTGATGGGCTGGCTCGTGCATGCGTTCGGCTGGCAGTCGGTGTTCGCAGTGATGGGCGTGCTCGGGTTCGCGTTCGTCGCGGTGTGGAACCGCACGATGTACGACCCGAAGGACCATCCGAGCATCAACCGCGCGGAACTCGACTACCTCGCCGAAGGCGGCGCGCTCGTCAACATCGACCAGGCGACGGGCGCGCACGGCGGCGGCCCGTCGATGCGTCACGTGAAGGCGCTGCTGAAGAGCCGGATGCTGATCGGCGTGTACGTCGCGCAGTACTGCATCAACGCGCTCACCTATTTCTTCATCACGTGGTTTCCCGTCTATCTCGTGCAGGCGCGCGGGATGTCGATCCTCAATGCGGGGCTCGTCGCGTCGATCCCGGCCGTGTGCGGGTTCCTCGGCGGGATTCTCGGCGGCGTCGTGTCCGACGCGCTGCTCAAGCAGGGCCGGTCGCTGTCGGTCGCGCGCAAGGTGCCGATCGTGTTCGGCATGCTGCTGTCGATGTCGATGATCGTCTGCAACTACACCGATTCGCACGTGCTCGTCGTGCTGTTCATGGCGCTGTCGTTCTTCGGCAAGGGGCTCGGCGCGCTCGGCTGGGCCGTCAACGCGGACACCGCGCCGCGCCAGATCGCGGGGCTCAGCGGCGCGCTGCTCAACACGTGCGGCAATCTGTCGAGCATCACGACCCCGATCGCGATCGGCTACATCGTCGACCGCAGCGGCTCGTTCAACGGCGCGCTCGTCTATGTCGTCGCGCACGCGCTCGTCGCCGTGATCTGCTACCTGTTCGTCGTCGGCGAGATCCGCCGCGTCGAGCTTCATTGA
- a CDS encoding enolase C-terminal domain-like protein, with protein MSEPSRAGTPRVTRMQVIPVAGRDSMLLNLCGAHAPYFTRNLVILDDGSGHTGVGEVPGGEGIRHALERMTDLVVGQSIGRYQATLNAVRAALSGAGAGAGRTIRHEVTSAGEAAVLRQPHEINLRLDNVITAIEAALLDLLGQHLDVPVAALLGEGQQRDAVPMLAYLFYIGDRRRTDLPYRDETHAADAWFRLRNEAALTPAAIARQAEAAVERYGFADFKLKGGVMAGADEMEAIAAIKARFPDSRTTLDPNGAWSLDEAVALCRGQGHLLAYAEDPCGPEGGYSGREVMAEFRRATGIPTATNMIATDWRQMDHAVRLQAVDIPLADPHFWTMQGSVRLAQLCRDWGLTWGSHSNNHFDVSLAMFTHAAAAAPGTITAIDTHWIWQEGDARLTREPLAIVGGKVAVPERPGLGIELDMAQVEAAHALYNEVGGTARDDAVAMRYLVPGWTYDPKRPSIGRG; from the coding sequence ATGTCCGAACCCAGCCGCGCCGGCACGCCGCGCGTCACGCGCATGCAGGTGATTCCCGTCGCCGGCCGCGACAGCATGCTGCTCAACCTGTGCGGCGCGCACGCGCCCTACTTCACGCGCAACCTCGTGATCCTCGACGACGGCAGCGGGCACACGGGCGTCGGCGAAGTGCCCGGCGGCGAAGGGATCCGCCACGCGCTCGAGCGCATGACGGATCTCGTGGTCGGCCAGTCGATCGGACGCTACCAGGCGACGCTCAACGCGGTGCGCGCGGCGCTGTCCGGCGCGGGTGCAGGCGCGGGCCGCACGATCCGGCACGAGGTGACGTCGGCCGGCGAAGCGGCCGTACTGCGCCAGCCGCACGAGATCAACCTGCGGCTCGACAACGTGATCACCGCGATCGAGGCCGCGCTGCTCGACCTGCTCGGCCAGCATCTCGACGTGCCGGTCGCGGCGCTGCTCGGCGAAGGCCAGCAGCGCGACGCGGTGCCGATGCTCGCGTACCTGTTCTACATCGGCGACCGGCGCCGCACCGACCTGCCGTATCGCGACGAGACGCACGCGGCGGACGCGTGGTTCCGGCTGCGCAACGAAGCGGCGCTGACGCCGGCCGCGATCGCGCGGCAGGCCGAAGCCGCGGTCGAGCGCTACGGCTTCGCCGATTTCAAGCTGAAGGGCGGCGTGATGGCCGGCGCCGACGAGATGGAAGCGATCGCGGCGATCAAGGCGCGTTTCCCGGACTCGCGCACGACGCTCGACCCGAACGGCGCGTGGTCGCTCGACGAAGCCGTCGCGCTGTGCCGCGGCCAGGGCCACCTGCTCGCGTACGCGGAGGATCCGTGCGGACCGGAAGGCGGCTATTCGGGCCGCGAGGTGATGGCCGAATTCCGCCGCGCGACGGGCATCCCGACCGCGACCAACATGATCGCGACCGACTGGCGGCAGATGGATCACGCGGTGCGGCTGCAGGCGGTCGACATTCCGCTTGCCGATCCGCACTTCTGGACGATGCAGGGCTCGGTGCGGCTCGCGCAGTTGTGCCGCGACTGGGGGCTCACGTGGGGCTCGCACTCGAACAACCATTTCGACGTGTCGCTCGCGATGTTCACGCATGCGGCAGCGGCCGCGCCCGGCACGATCACCGCGATCGACACGCACTGGATCTGGCAGGAAGGCGACGCGCGGCTCACGCGCGAGCCGCTCGCGATCGTCGGCGGCAAGGTCGCCGTGCCGGAACGGCCGGGGCTCGGGATCGAGCTCGACATGGCGCAGGTCGAGGCCGCGCATGCGCTGTACAACGAGGTGGGCGGCACTGCGCGCGACGACGCGGTCGCGATGCGCTACCTCGTGCCGGGGTGGACGTACGATCCGAAGCGGCCGAGTATCGGGCGGGGGTGA
- a CDS encoding cytochrome C oxidase subunit IV family protein, translating to MDHTDPAHRPDAAHGQQHPIGIYLKIWALLFVLSTMSYLVDYFRVQGLLRWVLIVVLMIAKAGLIVSIFMHMMWERLALVYAILIPPLCLLVLLVLMAAEAHHTFGMRELFFH from the coding sequence ATGGACCATACCGATCCCGCCCATCGACCCGACGCCGCGCACGGCCAGCAGCATCCGATCGGCATCTACCTGAAGATCTGGGCCCTGCTGTTCGTCCTGAGCACGATGTCGTACCTGGTGGACTACTTCCGCGTGCAGGGCCTGCTGCGCTGGGTGCTGATCGTCGTGCTCATGATCGCCAAGGCCGGGCTGATCGTGTCGATTTTCATGCACATGATGTGGGAACGGCTGGCGCTGGTGTACGCGATCCTGATACCGCCGCTGTGCCTGCTGGTGCTGCTGGTGCTGATGGCTGCCGAAGCGCATCACACCTTCGGCATGCGGGAACTCTTCTTCCATTGA
- a CDS encoding heme-copper oxidase subunit III family protein gives MTAPTGPAESAAAAPTDAGPDGWRGIVTDWSADREAFKVPWGKAMMWIFLLSDTFIFSSFLIGYMTVRMSTTAPWPDTSKVFGLTVGGVDVPLLLIAIMTFILITSSGTMAMAVNFGYRRNAKRAAALLLATALLGASFVSMQALEWTKLIVHEGIRPWGNPLGAAQFGASFFMITGFHGFHVTCGVIYLLLIARKILRPGFIEHGNFQIVEIAGLYWHFVDLVWVFIFALFYLW, from the coding sequence ATGACTGCACCCACCGGCCCCGCCGAATCCGCCGCCGCCGCCCCAACCGACGCCGGGCCCGACGGCTGGCGCGGCATCGTCACGGACTGGTCGGCCGACCGCGAAGCCTTCAAGGTGCCGTGGGGCAAGGCGATGATGTGGATCTTCCTGCTGTCGGACACCTTCATCTTCAGCAGCTTCCTGATCGGCTACATGACGGTGCGCATGTCGACCACGGCGCCGTGGCCCGACACGTCCAAGGTGTTCGGGCTCACGGTGGGCGGCGTGGATGTGCCGTTGCTGCTGATCGCCATCATGACGTTCATCCTGATCACCAGCAGCGGCACCATGGCGATGGCCGTCAACTTCGGCTACCGGCGCAACGCAAAGCGCGCCGCCGCACTGCTGCTGGCGACCGCGCTGCTGGGCGCGAGCTTCGTGTCGATGCAGGCCCTCGAATGGACCAAGCTGATCGTCCATGAAGGTATCCGCCCCTGGGGCAACCCGCTGGGCGCGGCGCAGTTTGGCGCGTCCTTCTTCATGATCACCGGGTTCCACGGCTTTCACGTGACCTGCGGCGTGATCTACCTGCTGCTGATCGCACGCAAGATCCTGCGCCCGGGGTTCATCGAGCACGGCAACTTCCAGATCGTCGAGATTGCCGGCTTGTACTGGCACTTCGTCGACCTGGTGTGGGTGTTCATCTTTGCGCTGTTCTATTTGTGGTGA
- a CDS encoding cytochrome c oxidase subunit 3, whose protein sequence is MTALPRTFVPEPPPVLPNASRTGLIVFMAVATTLFSLLLLAYGMRMREPDWQPIPHPALLWWNTGVLVLASIAMQRARQLTLHRAAWLVSGGVLAAVFVLGQLTAWRMLSAAGQTVAVNPSNSFLYLLTGLHGLHVLGGLVAWVMTIARLRRADPFRAQRAIALCALYWHFLLAVWLVLLAAMWWLTPGIVAAICGPLYGAAP, encoded by the coding sequence ATGACCGCACTGCCACGCACCTTCGTTCCCGAACCGCCGCCGGTGTTGCCGAATGCGAGCCGCACCGGCCTGATCGTCTTCATGGCGGTGGCAACGACCTTGTTTTCACTGCTGCTGCTCGCCTATGGCATGCGCATGCGCGAACCCGACTGGCAGCCGATCCCGCATCCGGCGCTGCTGTGGTGGAACACCGGCGTGCTGGTGCTGGCGAGCATTGCGATGCAGCGTGCCCGGCAGTTGACCTTGCACCGCGCGGCGTGGCTGGTATCCGGCGGCGTGCTGGCGGCCGTGTTCGTGCTCGGGCAACTGACCGCCTGGCGCATGCTGTCGGCGGCCGGGCAGACCGTCGCCGTCAATCCGTCCAATAGCTTCCTCTACCTGCTCACCGGCCTGCACGGGTTGCATGTGCTGGGCGGGCTGGTGGCCTGGGTCATGACGATCGCGCGTCTGCGGCGCGCGGACCCGTTCCGGGCCCAGCGCGCCATCGCACTGTGCGCCCTCTACTGGCATTTCCTGCTGGCTGTCTGGCTCGTGCTGCTGGCGGCGATGTGGTGGCTCACCCCCGGGATCGTCGCCGCCATCTGCGGGCCGCTGTATGGAGCCGCGCCATGA